ACCTGCAGCGACGGGACAGGGCGGCTGGAGCTGGTCTTCTTCCACACCCGCGGCGACTATCTCAGCAAGGTCCTGCCGGTCGGTGAGGAGGTCGTCGTCAGCGGCCGACTCGAGCTCTTCAACGAAGGCCTGCAGATGACCCACCCGGATCACATCGGCCGGCCCGCTGACCGCGCCACCCTGATGACCGTGGAGCCGGTCTATCCCCTGACCGCCGGGCTGTCGCTCAAGGTCGTCGGCAAGGCGGTCCAGGCGGCCCTGGAGCGCGTGCCGGACCTGCCGGAATGGCTCGATCCCGCCCTGGTCCAGCGCGAAAGCTGGCGCCCCTGGGCAGAGAGCCTGCGCCGGGTCCACCAGCCCGCCGGGGCCGCCGACCTCGAGCCCGGGGTGCCCGCCCGCCGGCGGCTCGCCTACGACGAGTTGCTGGCCAACCAGCTCGCCCTGGGCCTGGTCCGGGAGCGCCAGAGGCGCCGCAAGGGCCGCTCTATCGTGGGCGACGGCAGGTTCCGGCGGCCGGTGATCGAGGCCCTGCCCTACAGCCTCACAGGGTCCCAGGAAACCGCCCTGGAGGAGATTCTGGCCGAGATGGCTGCCGAGGAGCGCATGCTCCGGCTGCTTCAGGGCGACGTCGGCAGCGGCAAGACCGTGGTCGCCCTGCTCGCCATGCTGGCCGCGGTCGAGGCGGGCTGTCAGGCCGTCCTGATGGCGCCGACGGAGATCCTGGCCAGCCAGCACCACGATACCCTGAGCGCCCTGGCGGCGCCCGCTGGCCTCCGCGTGGAACTGCTCACCGGGCGCCGCAAGGGCAAGGCCAGGCGCGAGGCGCTGGAGCGCCTGGCCAGCGGCGAGGCTCGTCTCGCGGTCGGCACTCACGCCCTTTTCCAGGAGGACGTTGCGTTCCACGATCTCGGCCTGGCGGTGATCGACGAGCAGCACCGCTTCGGGGTCCACCAGCGCCTGACCCTCGGGGCCAAGGGGCGCGCCGTCGACATCCTGGTCATGACCGCGACGCCGATCCCGCGCAGCCTCATGCTGACCGCCTACGGCGACCTCCTGGCCTCCAAGCTGACCGAGCGCCCCGCCGGGCGCCAGCCGGTCGATACCCGGGTCCTGCCCCTGGAGCGCCTCGACGACGTGGTCGAGGCGGTCGGCCGGGCGCTCGACCGCGGCGCCAAGGGCTACTGGGTCTGTCCGTTGGTAGAGGAATCCGAGACGATCGACGTGGCCGCCGCCGAGGACCGCCACGCCGTCCTGGCCGAGCGTTTCGGCCGCCGCGTCGGACTGGTCCACGGCCGCATGTCGGGCGAGGACAAGGACGCGGCGATGGCGGCCTTCGCCGAGGGGCCGGTCGATCTGCTGGTGGCCACGACGGTCATCGAGGTCGGGGTCGACGTCCCGGCCGCAACGGTGCTGGTGATCGAGCATGCCGAGCGCTTCGGCCTGGCGCAGCTCCATCAGCTGCGCGGCCGGATTGGGCGCGGCGCCGGCAAGTCGACCTGCCTGCTCTGCTATCAGGCGCCGCTCGGCGAGACCGCCCGCGCCCGCCTCGAGATCATGCGCCAGACCGACGACGGCTTTCGCATCGCCGAAGAGGATCTCAGGCTGCGCGGCGCCGGAGAGGTGCTCGGGACCCGCCAGAGCGGCATGCCCACCTTCCGCGTGGCCGACCTGGCGGTCCACGGCGACCTCCTGGCCATGGCCCGCGACGACGCCCGCCTGATCCTGGAAAAGGACCCGGGGCTCACCGGTCCGCGCGGCGAAGCGCTAAGGGTCCTGCTCTACCTCTTCGAGCGGGACCAGGCGATCAAGTATCTGAGGTCGGGATAAGCGGCGCGCCTATTCCGCAGGCTCGGCCGGCTCCAGGGTATCCTGCCGGGATCCGGTCTCGGGCTGCGGCTCGTCCGCCTGCTTCTCCTTGCGCCGGTCTGGCGGGGTGACGATGCCGCCGGAGACTACCATCTTGAGGCCCTCCTCCACGGTCATGGAGAGCTCCTGCGCCTCCTCCCGGGGCACGAAGAGGAGAAAGCCGGAGGTCGGGTTCGGCGTGGTCGGCAAGAAAACATTCAGAACATCGGGAGCCGTCGTCTTGTCCAGGATGCGTTCATCGGCCTGGCCGGTTAGGAAACCGATCGCCCAGACATCGGGGCGCGGATACTGGAACAGCACCACCTTGCGGAAGGCCGTGGACTGCTGCGACAGGATGGTGTGCAGGATCTGCTTGACCCCGCTGTAGAGGCTGCGGATCACGGGCACCTGGGCCAGGACGCGCTCGCCGCTGCGCATCAGCATGCGCCCGGTCAAGCCGGCCGTGAACATGCCTACCAAGGTCAGTCCGATCAGGGCGAAGATCAGCCCCAGGCCGGGGATGTCGAAGGGCAGATAGGTTTCCGGATGCCACCAGAGGGGGATGTAGGGGTCGACCTGGGCATCGACGAAGGACACGAACTTCCAGGTCAGCCAGAAGGTGATCGCGATCGGGGCGGAGATCAGGATGCCGGCGAGAAAGTAGTTGCGCAGGCGCGCGGCGAAGCTGAAGCGGCGCTTCGGTCGGCTCTTGGACTCCTCGGGCTCCAGGTCCGACGCCCGAATGGTGACCGTCTTCGGTGCCTCTCCCGGCGCAGGGGGCGTGATGATCCCGCCGGATATCACCAGCTTGACGCCCTCCTCGACGGTCATGTCGAGCACGTGGACATCGCGTTTCGGGACGAACAGCAGGAACCCGGTGGTCGGGTTGGGCGTCGCCGGGATGAAGACGTTGATCGTGGTGTCGTCGGTCAGGGCCTGCACTTCCCCGACCGTCTCGCCGGTCACGAAGCCGACGGCCCAGACGCCGCGCGAGGGATACTCAATCAGCGCCACCTGGCGGAAGGCGTTGGACTTCTGCGCGAGGACCGTCTCCAGGATCTGCTTGGTGGCGCTGTAGACAGAGCGCACCACCGGCACGCGGGCCAGGAGGCGTTCGCTGTGGCCGGTGATGATCCGGCCGAGAAAGCCGGCGGTCGCCACTCCGATCAGAATGAGGATGATCACCGCCACGATCAGGCCGATGCCGGGCAGACTGAAGGGCAGATAGGTTTCCGGGTTCCAGGCCACCGGCACGAGGGGCATCACCGAATCGTCGACAAACTCGATCAGGTTCCAGG
The Kiloniellales bacterium genome window above contains:
- the recG gene encoding ATP-dependent DNA helicase RecG — translated: MRPEILFGLFAPLTSLPGVGARLAKLFEGLAGPHVLDLCWHWPTGLIDRRYAPSLAEALPGRVATLSLRVERHEAPRVPRRPYRVTCSDGTGRLELVFFHTRGDYLSKVLPVGEEVVVSGRLELFNEGLQMTHPDHIGRPADRATLMTVEPVYPLTAGLSLKVVGKAVQAALERVPDLPEWLDPALVQRESWRPWAESLRRVHQPAGAADLEPGVPARRRLAYDELLANQLALGLVRERQRRRKGRSIVGDGRFRRPVIEALPYSLTGSQETALEEILAEMAAEERMLRLLQGDVGSGKTVVALLAMLAAVEAGCQAVLMAPTEILASQHHDTLSALAAPAGLRVELLTGRRKGKARREALERLASGEARLAVGTHALFQEDVAFHDLGLAVIDEQHRFGVHQRLTLGAKGRAVDILVMTATPIPRSLMLTAYGDLLASKLTERPAGRQPVDTRVLPLERLDDVVEAVGRALDRGAKGYWVCPLVEESETIDVAAAEDRHAVLAERFGRRVGLVHGRMSGEDKDAAMAAFAEGPVDLLVATTVIEVGVDVPAATVLVIEHAERFGLAQLHQLRGRIGRGAGKSTCLLCYQAPLGETARARLEIMRQTDDGFRIAEEDLRLRGAGEVLGTRQSGMPTFRVADLAVHGDLLAMARDDARLILEKDPGLTGPRGEALRVLLYLFERDQAIKYLRSG
- a CDS encoding DUF502 domain-containing protein — its product is MSFVDAQVDPYIPLWWHPETYLPFDIPGLGLIFALIGLTLVGMFTAGLTGRMLMRSGERVLAQVPVIRSLYSGVKQILHTILSQQSTAFRKVVLFQYPRPDVWAIGFLTGQADERILDKTTAPDVLNVFLPTTPNPTSGFLLFVPREEAQELSMTVEEGLKMVVSGGIVTPPDRRKEKQADEPQPETGSRQDTLEPAEPAE